The following proteins are co-located in the Desulfatitalea tepidiphila genome:
- a CDS encoding phage portal protein, protein MITSLPRGIDALIGLISPERGVRRMLAREVMGRARRLDRIRRETYAAAKSNRLVGPWSPGNTNVNDIIGASSSTVRARVRQLVRDFPYFARAVNIIVDYVVGAGIVYQARVQDGSGKLDRKTNQRIEDVFARWADEADISGKLHFYELMRLAKRQDVESGEFLLVKTRSDDRRRFLPFCLQAYEADWLSSNTLRDVSAGNEVEQGIEFNAATGRVAAFHFTDPDSWGKTRRIPADKVIHGFDMLRPGQLRGISPLAPAVLVAHSLREYMEAEIDAAKMASKYLALIKTPTPMTFQAGVGAALDKETNKKIEELENAIIQYLRPGEEVTFAQNPRPGDNFPPFVRLVLCMLAVTAGIPYELLSGNYEDINYSTARTIRNDFSHQLRPVCRRHVLQFAQPIVRNVIGEAWLAGRLALPGFASDPQRYFRSEWQPPGMESLDPQREGKAQAEAVASLLRSPQEIVRGRGRELEDVYREIADANALAEELGLPAAAQTASTAKQPAQTAAQEASS, encoded by the coding sequence GTGATCACGTCCCTGCCACGGGGCATCGACGCCCTGATCGGGCTCATTTCGCCCGAGCGCGGCGTTCGGCGCATGCTGGCCCGGGAGGTGATGGGCCGTGCCCGGCGCCTTGACCGGATCCGGCGCGAGACCTATGCCGCGGCCAAAAGCAACCGCCTGGTCGGGCCCTGGTCGCCCGGCAACACCAATGTCAACGACATCATCGGGGCATCTTCTTCCACCGTACGGGCGCGGGTGCGCCAGCTGGTGCGCGACTTTCCCTACTTTGCCCGGGCCGTGAACATCATCGTGGACTATGTGGTGGGCGCCGGCATCGTCTACCAGGCCCGGGTCCAGGACGGATCGGGCAAGCTCGACCGCAAGACCAACCAGCGCATCGAAGACGTCTTTGCCCGCTGGGCCGACGAGGCGGACATCTCAGGCAAGCTGCACTTTTACGAGCTGATGCGCCTTGCCAAGCGCCAGGACGTGGAAAGCGGCGAGTTTCTGCTGGTCAAGACCCGCTCGGACGACCGCAGGCGATTTCTTCCCTTTTGCCTGCAGGCCTACGAGGCCGACTGGCTCTCTTCCAACACCCTGCGCGACGTTTCCGCCGGCAACGAAGTGGAGCAAGGCATCGAGTTCAACGCCGCCACCGGCCGGGTGGCGGCCTTTCATTTCACCGATCCGGACAGCTGGGGCAAAACCCGGCGCATCCCGGCCGATAAAGTGATCCACGGCTTTGACATGCTGCGGCCCGGCCAGCTGCGCGGCATCTCGCCGCTGGCCCCCGCGGTGCTCGTGGCCCACAGCCTGCGCGAGTACATGGAGGCCGAGATCGATGCCGCCAAGATGGCCTCAAAGTATCTGGCCCTGATCAAGACCCCCACCCCCATGACCTTTCAGGCCGGGGTGGGCGCGGCCCTGGACAAGGAGACCAACAAGAAGATCGAGGAGCTGGAAAACGCCATCATCCAGTACCTGCGGCCCGGAGAAGAGGTCACCTTCGCCCAGAACCCGCGGCCCGGGGACAACTTTCCGCCGTTCGTGCGCCTGGTGCTGTGCATGCTGGCCGTCACGGCCGGCATCCCCTACGAGCTTTTGTCCGGCAACTACGAGGACATCAACTACTCCACGGCCCGCACCATCAGAAACGACTTCTCCCACCAGCTGCGCCCGGTGTGCCGGCGCCACGTGCTGCAGTTCGCCCAGCCCATCGTGCGCAATGTCATCGGCGAGGCCTGGCTCGCCGGCCGCCTTGCCCTGCCCGGCTTTGCGTCCGATCCCCAGCGCTATTTTCGAAGCGAGTGGCAGCCCCCGGGCATGGAGTCGCTCGATCCCCAGCGCGAGGGCAAGGCCCAGGCCGAGGCGGTGGCAAGCCTCTTGCGCTCTCCCCAGGAGATCGTGCGCGGCCGGGGCCGGGAGCTCGAAGACGTCTACCGGGAGATCGCCGACGCCAACGCCCTGGCCGAAGAGCTCGGCCTGCCCGCCGCCGCCCAGACGGCATCCACCGCCAAGCAACCGGCCCAGACGGCCGCACAGGAGGCATCGTCATGA
- a CDS encoding terminase gpA endonuclease subunit: protein MPGSGEVACLLAGIDTQDDGFWFEIRAVGYGLESWDSWGVRCGFVQSFEVLERVLWQDVYTDSAGTPYPVHLAIQDAMGHRTADVYTFCMGHRGRILPSQGKVRQAVPVSFTTLEYFPPDAKGRRVPIPGGLQLVKVDTNYFKNQLDGKLKIKAGDPGAWHFHAELSIEWARHMVAEGINEKGLWEPITAGRANHGWDCSVLIMAAREILGVKFWPRPDGAEAQQTETRKRQLDDKPEKARMW from the coding sequence GTGCCCGGAAGCGGCGAGGTTGCGTGTCTGCTTGCCGGCATCGACACCCAGGACGACGGGTTCTGGTTCGAGATCCGGGCCGTGGGCTACGGCCTTGAATCGTGGGACTCCTGGGGGGTGCGCTGCGGGTTTGTCCAGAGCTTCGAGGTCCTGGAGCGGGTCCTGTGGCAGGATGTGTATACCGACTCAGCCGGCACCCCCTACCCCGTGCACTTGGCCATCCAGGACGCCATGGGCCACCGCACGGCCGATGTCTATACCTTCTGCATGGGCCACCGCGGCCGAATTCTGCCCTCCCAGGGCAAGGTGCGCCAGGCCGTGCCGGTCTCGTTCACCACATTGGAATATTTTCCACCGGATGCCAAGGGGCGCCGCGTTCCCATCCCCGGCGGCCTGCAACTGGTCAAGGTGGACACAAACTACTTTAAAAACCAGCTCGACGGGAAACTCAAGATCAAGGCCGGGGATCCCGGCGCCTGGCACTTCCACGCGGAGCTTAGCATCGAGTGGGCCCGCCACATGGTAGCCGAAGGCATCAACGAAAAAGGGCTATGGGAGCCGATCACTGCCGGGCGGGCGAATCACGGCTGGGACTGTTCGGTGCTGATCATGGCCGCCCGTGAGATCCTGGGCGTGAAGTTCTGGCCGCGGCCGGACGGTGCGGAAGCTCAGCAAACTGAGACCCGGAAGCGCCAGCTTGACGATAAACCTGAAAAGGCAAGGATGTGGTGA
- a CDS encoding phage terminase large subunit family protein, with the protein MIPQPLPIDPKWLLAIGDLEALTRYPIGPGGGTARIKFSRQEKRVLRKRKKIAPSVWAEKHRYLPRDAAVPGRWKNSTVPYAPAIMDAAFYPSVQEIVLCFAPQGAKTEIVYTCMGYTADRKPGNWLVVFPNEIDAKDNAGDRITPMFNDSPRLKSYRTGYADDETGIKITLQHMRITMAWATSAARLANRPLPYVFLDEEDKYPPTVGKKESSPHALAEKRMRTYKHMRKMFRASTPTVEDGAIWVALNNCHLIFDYYAVCPHCGHEQLMAFEQIKWSAGVRHPMVIEATRDVWYECIHCKSKWDDGQRKKAVRAGQWRDRKKRRPVQEALEAVRPLRIGFHAPAWVSPFVDMWECAAAFLKAQKGQPDYLIKLRDFNNGFAARPWRATASDRAENTIPRAVRRSARGQRARKRRGCVSACRHRHPGRRVLVRDPGRGLRP; encoded by the coding sequence ATGATCCCCCAACCCCTGCCTATCGATCCCAAATGGCTGCTGGCCATCGGCGACCTCGAGGCCCTGACCCGCTACCCCATCGGCCCTGGGGGCGGCACCGCCCGGATCAAATTCTCCCGCCAGGAAAAGCGGGTGCTTCGCAAGCGCAAAAAAATCGCCCCCAGCGTGTGGGCAGAAAAGCACCGCTATCTTCCCCGGGATGCCGCGGTCCCCGGCCGCTGGAAAAACAGCACCGTGCCCTATGCGCCGGCCATTATGGACGCGGCCTTTTACCCCTCAGTGCAGGAGATCGTGCTGTGCTTTGCCCCCCAGGGCGCCAAGACCGAGATCGTCTACACCTGCATGGGCTACACGGCGGACAGAAAGCCCGGTAACTGGCTGGTAGTCTTTCCCAACGAGATCGACGCCAAGGACAATGCCGGCGACCGCATCACCCCCATGTTCAACGACTCGCCGCGGCTCAAATCGTACCGCACCGGCTATGCCGACGACGAGACCGGGATCAAGATCACCCTGCAGCATATGCGCATCACCATGGCCTGGGCAACGTCTGCCGCCCGCCTGGCCAACCGTCCCCTGCCCTATGTGTTCCTGGACGAAGAGGACAAGTACCCGCCCACGGTGGGCAAAAAGGAGTCCTCTCCCCATGCCCTGGCTGAAAAGCGCATGCGCACCTACAAGCACATGCGAAAGATGTTTCGGGCGAGCACCCCCACGGTCGAGGACGGCGCCATCTGGGTGGCGCTGAACAACTGCCACCTGATCTTCGACTATTATGCCGTCTGCCCCCATTGCGGCCACGAGCAGCTGATGGCCTTCGAACAGATCAAGTGGAGCGCCGGCGTGCGCCATCCCATGGTCATCGAGGCCACGCGCGATGTCTGGTACGAGTGCATCCATTGTAAAAGCAAATGGGACGACGGCCAGCGCAAAAAGGCCGTGCGGGCCGGCCAGTGGCGGGACCGCAAGAAACGGCGCCCGGTCCAGGAGGCCCTGGAGGCCGTGCGGCCGCTCAGGATCGGCTTTCATGCCCCGGCCTGGGTATCGCCGTTTGTCGACATGTGGGAGTGCGCGGCGGCTTTTTTAAAGGCCCAGAAAGGGCAGCCCGATTATCTGATCAAGCTGCGCGACTTTAACAACGGCTTTGCGGCCAGGCCTTGGCGGGCGACCGCTTCGGACCGCGCGGAGAATACCATCCCTCGAGCTGTGCGACGATCGGCCCGAGGGCAGCGTGCCCGGAAGCGGCGAGGTTGCGTGTCTGCTTGCCGGCATCGACACCCAGGACGACGGGTTCTGGTTCGAGATCCGGGCCGTGGGCTACGGCCTTGA
- a CDS encoding ParB/RepB/Spo0J family partition protein codes for MGKQSLIKLTASRKTNSAAGDKLTAMALSRIKPNPWNTKSRSRYCGREFEELVASIEKKGLIQPVVVRPVEENNGVDHEIVCGERRFKACLAIANKNGGPAKNTILSLVRRLTDDEAFDLTIIENLQRQDLNPLEEAQSFKQFLQKRGDDAAADLADRIGVSESYIRRRVAVLDLPQPALKAWQRGQMTYGHLEQLRRLKDKKQIARFVAQIVHRASDTDGWEGAMTVRELKHDIDMESPSLKETIFDQKQAGCRQCYSNSSVQKKLFASDEDDDLKCLNLKCYKQQVNNHLLAHWDEEFKPQYGTNGFVFESNISWNDYERIDAKIRAACKKCPHLVTVVEIDGSVQSHRKRVCTGDKACLKGIYRAKSTSGEDDADPQNAAQAKAETRAANHGTEFRELFYAEALPKKFMDLISGHLAVLQATIIAFSVVHYGANDWIRKRLGLSETEDLWNTDKLMEKVFALNDEQADKLLHELAIDIVMKHASPVIRRALADRIGIDLAAEWAVTEAYLKKKTIAEMLAMGKDLEIFEDDQVMNYTVAAHGHTNFHQLKKAELMKVFLQSGIDLTGKVPAEILA; via the coding sequence ATGGGTAAACAGAGCCTGATCAAACTAACCGCATCACGCAAAACCAATAGCGCCGCCGGCGACAAGCTGACGGCCATGGCGCTGTCCAGGATCAAGCCCAACCCCTGGAACACCAAATCCCGGTCCCGCTACTGCGGCCGGGAGTTCGAGGAGCTGGTCGCCTCCATCGAGAAAAAGGGCCTGATCCAGCCCGTGGTGGTGCGGCCGGTGGAAGAAAACAACGGCGTGGACCATGAGATCGTGTGCGGCGAGCGGCGCTTCAAAGCCTGCCTTGCCATCGCCAATAAAAACGGCGGGCCGGCGAAGAATACGATTCTTTCCCTGGTCCGTCGCCTGACCGATGACGAGGCCTTCGACCTGACCATCATCGAAAACCTGCAGCGCCAGGATCTAAACCCCCTGGAAGAGGCCCAGTCATTCAAGCAATTTTTGCAAAAACGCGGCGACGATGCCGCGGCCGACCTGGCCGACCGCATCGGTGTGAGCGAATCGTACATCCGCCGGCGCGTGGCCGTGTTGGACCTTCCGCAACCGGCGCTAAAGGCCTGGCAGCGGGGCCAGATGACCTACGGGCACCTGGAGCAGCTGCGACGGCTCAAGGACAAAAAGCAGATCGCCCGCTTTGTCGCCCAGATCGTCCACCGCGCGTCCGACACCGATGGGTGGGAAGGTGCCATGACCGTGCGCGAGCTCAAGCACGATATCGATATGGAGTCGCCCAGTCTCAAGGAGACAATCTTCGATCAGAAGCAGGCCGGCTGCCGGCAGTGCTACAGCAACAGCAGCGTGCAGAAAAAACTCTTTGCTTCCGACGAGGATGACGATCTTAAATGCCTCAATCTCAAATGCTACAAGCAGCAGGTGAACAACCACCTGCTCGCCCACTGGGATGAAGAGTTTAAGCCCCAGTACGGCACCAACGGCTTTGTCTTCGAGTCGAATATCAGCTGGAACGATTACGAGCGGATCGATGCCAAAATCCGGGCGGCCTGCAAAAAATGCCCCCACCTGGTGACCGTCGTCGAGATTGACGGCAGCGTGCAATCCCACAGAAAGCGCGTGTGCACCGGCGACAAGGCATGCCTCAAAGGCATCTACCGAGCGAAGTCAACCTCAGGCGAAGACGATGCCGATCCGCAAAACGCCGCCCAGGCCAAGGCCGAGACCCGGGCCGCCAATCACGGCACCGAGTTCAGGGAGCTGTTTTACGCCGAGGCCCTGCCAAAAAAGTTCATGGACCTGATCTCGGGCCACCTGGCCGTGCTCCAGGCCACCATTATCGCCTTTAGCGTCGTTCACTACGGCGCAAACGACTGGATCCGCAAGCGCCTCGGCCTGAGCGAAACGGAAGACCTTTGGAACACCGACAAGTTAATGGAAAAAGTCTTTGCCTTGAATGACGAGCAGGCCGATAAGCTCCTTCACGAGCTCGCCATCGATATCGTGATGAAGCATGCCTCTCCTGTGATCCGCCGGGCCCTGGCCGACCGGATCGGCATCGATCTGGCCGCCGAGTGGGCCGTCACCGAAGCGTATCTCAAAAAGAAAACCATCGCCGAGATGCTGGCCATGGGCAAGGACCTGGAGATCTTTGAAGACGACCAGGTGATGAACTACACCGTGGCCGCCCACGGCCATACAAACTTCCACCAGCTCAAAAAGGCCGAGCTGATGAAGGTCTTTTTACAATCCGGCATCGACCTGACCGGCAAGGTGCCCGCGGAGATCCTGGCGTGA
- a CDS encoding DNA primase family protein — MADDRGDQDKGVSMESNVIPLAERAAGKEKVAEIRDQVEARKAEEAEKYGGGDDGGDDVSSAFVRDCLKMNELGDGILFRELHRGKFIFNKAMDAWMIWAGHYWDIDTMELAKMSVENVVAKYIREVVRVCAEIRELDGKDAARERSLGALRDALNQRISALRTTRRRNNCLGMAHTCEEAIAIHGEEIDRKPWLLACKNAVVDLRTGKSRDGRPEDFLHKHAAAEWKGIDEPCPEWERFLAQILEEDHLDPKEGRPMCEFMQRLLGQAIVGETAEHIFAVFEGAGRNGKGTIQRILIHVLGNLAGPVRSEMLLDQSRNISSAGPTPDIMALRGLRVAFASETDEGCRVSASRVKWMTGGDELTGRSPHDKYEVSWHPTHSLFLMTNSKPIAPAEDFAFWQRMHLVPFRLSFVKREPQRDNERMADPDLESRLLKEDSGILAWLLRGCLQWQQIGLKPPPQVLEANAQYQADEDNVGAFIDHCCVVDPDNDQMHAGATQLYEAFEAWWKKFVSNYPMKQKKFGQAMRKRFRSEKVGGIYRYYGVGLLSTIDDP, encoded by the coding sequence ATGGCTGACGATCGGGGCGATCAGGACAAGGGGGTATCGATGGAGAGCAATGTGATCCCGCTGGCCGAACGGGCAGCCGGCAAGGAAAAGGTGGCAGAAATCCGCGACCAGGTCGAGGCGAGAAAAGCCGAGGAGGCCGAAAAGTACGGCGGCGGTGACGACGGGGGCGACGATGTCTCGAGCGCATTCGTCCGGGACTGCCTGAAAATGAACGAGCTCGGAGACGGGATCCTGTTCCGAGAGTTGCACCGGGGCAAGTTCATCTTCAACAAGGCCATGGACGCCTGGATGATCTGGGCCGGCCACTATTGGGACATCGACACCATGGAGCTTGCCAAGATGTCGGTTGAAAACGTGGTGGCCAAGTACATCCGGGAGGTGGTGCGGGTGTGCGCCGAGATCCGGGAGCTTGACGGCAAGGACGCGGCCCGGGAGCGGTCGCTGGGGGCCCTGCGCGATGCCCTCAACCAGCGCATTTCGGCCCTGCGCACCACCCGCCGGCGCAACAACTGCCTGGGCATGGCCCACACCTGCGAGGAAGCCATCGCCATCCATGGCGAGGAGATCGACCGCAAGCCCTGGCTTCTCGCCTGCAAAAACGCCGTGGTCGACCTGCGCACCGGAAAGTCCCGCGACGGTCGGCCCGAGGACTTTTTGCACAAGCACGCCGCGGCCGAGTGGAAAGGGATCGACGAGCCATGCCCCGAGTGGGAACGGTTCCTCGCCCAGATCCTGGAAGAAGACCACCTGGATCCCAAAGAGGGCCGGCCCATGTGTGAGTTCATGCAGCGGCTGCTCGGCCAGGCCATCGTGGGGGAGACGGCCGAGCACATCTTTGCCGTGTTCGAGGGCGCCGGCCGAAACGGAAAGGGCACCATCCAACGCATTTTGATCCACGTCCTGGGCAACCTGGCCGGGCCGGTCCGATCCGAGATGCTGCTCGATCAATCCAGGAACATCTCATCTGCCGGGCCCACGCCGGACATCATGGCCTTGCGCGGCCTTCGCGTGGCCTTTGCCTCGGAGACGGACGAGGGCTGCCGGGTGTCGGCCTCCCGGGTCAAGTGGATGACCGGCGGCGACGAGCTCACCGGCCGCAGCCCCCACGACAAGTACGAGGTGAGCTGGCACCCCACCCACAGCCTGTTTTTAATGACCAACAGCAAGCCGATCGCGCCAGCCGAGGACTTTGCCTTCTGGCAGCGCATGCACCTGGTGCCGTTCCGGCTGTCTTTCGTCAAGCGCGAACCGCAGCGCGACAATGAGCGCATGGCGGATCCGGATCTTGAATCCCGTCTGCTGAAAGAAGACTCCGGCATCCTCGCCTGGCTGTTGCGCGGGTGTTTGCAGTGGCAGCAGATCGGGCTCAAGCCGCCGCCCCAGGTGCTGGAGGCCAACGCCCAGTACCAGGCCGACGAAGATAACGTGGGCGCTTTTATAGATCACTGCTGTGTGGTCGATCCAGACAACGACCAGATGCACGCCGGCGCAACTCAGCTCTACGAGGCCTTCGAGGCCTGGTGGAAAAAGTTCGTGTCCAACTACCCGATGAAACAAAAGAAGTTCGGCCAGGCCATGCGCAAGCGCTTCCGCAGCGAGAAGGTCGGCGGCATCTATCGCTATTACGGCGTCGGCCTGCTCTCCACCATAGACGATCCATAA
- a CDS encoding DUF2569 domain-containing protein, protein MDCPNCGLANSESALRCDCGYDFQSGQIAEPYLNNPTERLNSIGGWLILPAAGLIIGPIITVIKLIPFLKILPDVIGEDIAVPFAFILILLLSGVIFMIYTATLFFRKKRKTPRIFINMLIFILCIIFIELAILYIIGDKWSLADFGRDMIGSIIGTIIWIRYFQVSKRVKATFIN, encoded by the coding sequence ATGGATTGTCCTAATTGCGGTTTAGCGAACTCTGAATCAGCCCTTAGGTGTGATTGTGGATATGACTTTCAATCTGGCCAGATTGCAGAACCATATTTAAATAATCCAACAGAAAGACTGAATAGTATCGGTGGCTGGTTAATTTTACCAGCCGCTGGTTTAATTATTGGACCGATTATCACAGTCATTAAATTAATCCCGTTTCTAAAAATCTTGCCGGATGTAATCGGGGAAGACATTGCTGTCCCCTTTGCGTTTATTTTAATACTGCTGCTTAGCGGCGTTATATTTATGATTTATACTGCAACTTTATTTTTTCGCAAAAAGAGAAAAACGCCTCGCATCTTTATCAATATGTTAATTTTCATTCTTTGTATAATTTTTATTGAATTGGCAATTCTATACATTATCGGAGATAAGTGGTCCTTAGCAGATTTTGGTCGAGACATGATTGGATCAATAATCGGAACTATAATTTGGATACGATATTTTCAGGTATCAAAACGCGTGAAGGCTACATTTATAAATTAA